A window of the Streptococcus sp. 116-D4 genome harbors these coding sequences:
- a CDS encoding DegT/DnrJ/EryC1/StrS family aminotransferase, with protein sequence MPNYNIPFSPPDITEAEIAEVADTLRSGWITTGPKTKELERRLSLYTQTPKTVCLNSATAALELILRALEVGPGDEVIVPAMTYTASCSVITHVGATPVMVDIQADTFEMDYDLLEQAITEKTKVIIPVELAGIICDYDRLFQVVEKKRDLFTASSKWQKAFNRIVIVSDSAHALGSTYKGQPAGSIADFTSFSFHAVKNFTTAEGGSATWKANPAIDDEEMYKEFQILSLHGQTKDALAKMQLGSWEYDIVTPAYKCNMTDIMASLGLVQLDRYPNLLQRRKDIVNRYDRGFAGSRIHPLAHKTNTVESSRHLYITHVEGASLEERNLIIQELAKAGIASNVHYKPLPLLTAYKNLGFDMANYPKAYAFFENEITLPLHTKLSDEEVDYIVKTLVRISEEILGSEKNHKKILTKSGQ encoded by the coding sequence ATGCCAAATTACAATATTCCATTTTCACCACCCGATATTACAGAAGCAGAAATTGCTGAAGTAGCAGATACCCTACGTTCTGGTTGGATCACAACAGGTCCTAAGACAAAAGAACTAGAGCGTCGCTTGTCTCTTTACACACAGACACCTAAGACTGTCTGTCTCAACTCTGCGACTGCCGCTCTGGAGTTGATTTTACGCGCTTTGGAAGTGGGACCTGGGGATGAAGTCATCGTTCCAGCCATGACCTATACAGCTTCATGTAGTGTCATCACTCACGTAGGGGCGACCCCTGTCATGGTGGATATCCAAGCAGATACGTTTGAGATGGACTATGACTTGCTTGAGCAAGCCATTACAGAAAAGACCAAGGTGATCATCCCGGTAGAGCTTGCAGGGATTATCTGCGACTATGATCGTTTGTTCCAAGTAGTGGAAAAGAAACGTGACCTCTTTACTGCTTCAAGCAAGTGGCAAAAAGCCTTTAACCGTATCGTGATTGTCTCTGATAGTGCCCATGCTTTGGGATCTACTTACAAGGGTCAACCGGCTGGTTCTATCGCTGACTTTACTTCCTTCTCATTCCATGCCGTTAAGAACTTTACAACAGCTGAGGGAGGAAGTGCTACTTGGAAAGCCAATCCAGCGATTGACGACGAAGAGATGTACAAGGAATTCCAAATCCTTTCCCTTCACGGACAAACTAAAGATGCTCTTGCCAAGATGCAACTAGGCTCATGGGAATACGATATCGTAACTCCTGCCTACAAGTGCAATATGACAGATATCATGGCTTCACTTGGTTTGGTACAATTGGACCGCTATCCAAATTTGTTGCAACGTCGTAAGGACATTGTGAACCGCTATGATCGTGGTTTTGCAGGTTCTCGTATCCATCCATTGGCACACAAGACTAATACTGTCGAATCTTCACGCCATCTCTACATCACCCATGTAGAAGGAGCGAGCTTAGAAGAACGCAACCTCATCATCCAAGAATTAGCCAAAGCAGGAATTGCAAGTAACGTCCACTACAAACCACTTCCGCTCTTGACAGCCTATAAGAATCTTGGCTTTGATATGGCCAATTATCCTAAGGCCTATGCCTTCTTTGAAAATGAAATTACGCTTCCTCTTCACACTAAATTAAGCGATGAAGAAGTTGATTACATCGTTAAGACTTTGGTGAGAATTTCCGAAGAAATTCTTGGTTCTGAAAAAAATCATAAAAAAATCTTGACAAAAAGCGGACAATAG